A single window of Rhizobium sp. CCGE531 DNA harbors:
- the xdhB gene encoding xanthine dehydrogenase molybdopterin binding subunit encodes MNKHASDIKAETIVGGVHTSPRHDSAHKHVSGTAVYIDDITKPTGTLHAGLGLSTVAHGILKSVDLTAVHAAPGVVAVLTHEDVPGVNDISPSYMHDDPVLAAGKVEFHGQPIFCVIAETREQARRAARLAKIDYEELPAEIDIWNLDVSTHRQVVTPLTLKRGDAAENLERAPRRVKGRMRLGGQDHFYLEGQVSLAVPGEDDEVVVYCSTQGPSETQHMVAHALGVPSNAVTIEVRRMGGGFGGKETQANQCAAIAAIAARKLKRAVKVRLDRDEDMVATGKRHDFAIDYDVGFDDEGRILAVDYTFALRAGFSADLSGPVGDRALFHCDNAYFFPHVHAKSAPLYTNTVSNTAFRGFGAPQGMVGAERVIDEVAFAVGKDPLDIRKLNFYDAMGVKGERNITPYHQTVEDCIIQRIVAELEESADYAGRRRAIAEFNAKSRIVKRGIALTPVKFGISFTKTESNQAGALVHVYSDGSVHMNHGGTEMGQGLHLKVAQVVAEEFQIDLDRVKITATTTAKVPNTSPTAASSGADLNGMAAQNAARQIKDRLIAFAAESHQVPRDQVVFLPNRVRIGDIEMSFPDLIRKAYMARVQLSAAGFYKTPKIHWDRKAGRGHAFYYYAYGAACSEVSIDTLTGEYVVERTDILHDTGRSLNKAIDIGQIEGGFIQGMGWLTTEELWWDGKGRLRTHAPSTYKIPLASDRPKIFNVALTDWSEAYEPTIHRSKAVGEPPLPLGISVLHALSDAVASVGDHRICPRLDAPATPERVLMAIERLKTARKE; translated from the coding sequence ATGAACAAACACGCTTCTGACATCAAGGCCGAAACCATCGTCGGTGGGGTTCATACCAGCCCACGCCATGACTCCGCGCACAAGCATGTCTCCGGCACGGCCGTCTATATTGATGACATTACCAAACCCACAGGCACGCTGCATGCCGGTCTTGGCCTGTCCACCGTGGCGCACGGCATCCTGAAATCGGTCGATCTAACTGCCGTACACGCCGCACCCGGCGTCGTCGCCGTACTGACCCATGAAGACGTGCCCGGCGTCAACGATATCTCGCCCTCCTACATGCACGACGATCCGGTGCTTGCGGCCGGCAAGGTCGAGTTTCACGGACAGCCGATCTTCTGCGTGATCGCCGAGACGCGCGAGCAGGCCCGCCGCGCCGCGCGGTTAGCCAAGATCGACTATGAGGAATTGCCAGCCGAGATCGACATCTGGAATCTCGATGTTTCGACCCATCGTCAGGTCGTCACCCCGCTGACACTGAAGCGTGGCGATGCGGCGGAAAACCTTGAGCGTGCGCCGCGTCGCGTAAAGGGCCGCATGCGGCTCGGTGGCCAGGATCATTTCTATCTCGAAGGCCAGGTCTCGCTTGCCGTGCCCGGCGAGGATGACGAGGTCGTCGTCTATTGCTCCACCCAGGGCCCGAGCGAAACACAGCATATGGTTGCCCATGCGCTCGGCGTGCCGAGCAATGCCGTGACGATCGAGGTTCGCCGCATGGGCGGTGGCTTCGGCGGCAAGGAAACGCAGGCGAACCAATGCGCCGCAATCGCAGCCATCGCCGCCAGGAAGCTGAAGCGCGCCGTCAAGGTCCGGCTCGACCGCGATGAGGACATGGTCGCCACCGGCAAGCGGCACGATTTTGCCATCGACTACGATGTCGGTTTCGACGATGAGGGTCGCATCCTGGCCGTCGATTATACGTTTGCGCTCCGGGCCGGCTTTTCCGCCGATCTTTCCGGCCCGGTCGGCGACCGCGCGCTGTTCCACTGCGACAATGCCTATTTCTTCCCGCATGTTCATGCGAAATCGGCGCCGCTCTACACCAACACCGTCTCCAACACCGCCTTCCGCGGCTTTGGCGCGCCGCAGGGCATGGTGGGTGCCGAGCGCGTCATCGACGAGGTGGCCTTTGCGGTCGGCAAGGATCCGCTCGACATCCGGAAGCTGAATTTCTATGACGCGATGGGCGTTAAGGGCGAACGCAATATCACCCCCTATCACCAGACCGTCGAGGATTGCATCATCCAGCGCATCGTCGCCGAGCTTGAGGAAAGCGCCGATTACGCCGGGCGGCGCCGGGCGATCGCCGAATTCAACGCAAAGAGCCGCATCGTCAAGCGCGGCATCGCGCTGACCCCGGTGAAATTCGGCATCTCCTTCACCAAGACGGAATCGAACCAGGCCGGCGCGCTGGTGCATGTCTATAGCGACGGCTCCGTGCATATGAACCATGGCGGCACAGAGATGGGACAAGGCCTGCATCTGAAGGTGGCGCAGGTCGTGGCGGAGGAGTTCCAGATCGATCTCGACCGGGTGAAGATCACCGCAACGACGACGGCCAAGGTGCCGAACACCTCTCCGACCGCTGCCTCCTCGGGCGCGGACCTGAACGGCATGGCGGCTCAGAACGCCGCGCGCCAGATCAAGGACCGGCTGATCGCCTTCGCCGCCGAAAGCCACCAGGTGCCGCGCGATCAGGTGGTGTTCCTGCCCAATCGCGTGCGGATCGGCGATATCGAGATGTCCTTCCCCGATCTCATCAGGAAGGCCTATATGGCCCGCGTCCAGCTCTCGGCCGCCGGCTTCTACAAGACGCCGAAGATCCATTGGGACCGCAAGGCGGGCCGTGGCCATGCCTTCTACTATTATGCCTATGGCGCTGCCTGCTCGGAGGTGTCGATCGACACGCTGACCGGCGAATATGTCGTTGAGCGCACCGATATTCTCCACGATACCGGCCGCTCGCTGAACAAGGCGATCGATATCGGCCAGATCGAGGGCGGCTTCATTCAGGGCATGGGCTGGCTGACGACGGAGGAGCTCTGGTGGGATGGTAAAGGACGGCTGCGCACCCATGCGCCCTCGACCTATAAGATCCCGCTTGCATCCGATCGCCCGAAGATTTTCAATGTAGCCCTGACCGACTGGTCGGAAGCCTATGAGCCGACGATCCATCGTTCGAAAGCAGTCGGCGAGCCGCCGTTGCCGCTCGGCATTTCCGTCTTGCACGCCCTATCGGACGCGGTGGCAAGCGTTGGCGACCACAGGATCTGCCCGCGCCTCGATGCGCCGGCAACGCCCGAGCGGGTGCTGATGGCAATCGAGCGTCTCAAGACCGCGCGAAAGGAGTGA
- the xdhC gene encoding xanthine dehydrogenase accessory protein XdhC, which translates to MSAACEDIRDFLRREPASILVEVTRVAGSAPRDTDAWMLVSERAIFATIGGGQLEYMAIDQARRALRSGLAAEPMNVPLGPEIGQCCGGRVGLAFTALNTELASDLVARSDREMAARPHVYVFGAGHVGDALALALSLAPLRVILVDTRENELTASNVPRIETCLTAMPEAVVRDAPAGSSFVILTHDHALDFLIAAEALKRDDAAYVGMIGSKTKRATFRNWLSRETVRPDLFDRLVCPIGGTAVKDKRPTVIATLAAAEIMTAALTWTADRAKLTGAVSR; encoded by the coding sequence ATGTCTGCCGCCTGCGAAGATATCCGGGATTTCCTGCGTCGCGAACCAGCGTCGATTCTCGTCGAGGTGACCCGCGTCGCGGGCTCGGCGCCGCGCGATACCGATGCCTGGATGCTGGTGTCGGAACGGGCGATCTTCGCGACGATCGGTGGCGGGCAGCTCGAATATATGGCGATAGACCAGGCGCGCCGGGCCTTGCGCTCCGGCCTCGCGGCCGAGCCGATGAACGTGCCGCTCGGCCCGGAGATCGGCCAATGCTGCGGCGGTCGGGTGGGCCTTGCCTTCACTGCGCTCAATACCGAGCTTGCGAGCGATCTCGTCGCCCGCAGCGACCGGGAGATGGCCGCGCGTCCGCATGTCTATGTTTTCGGGGCCGGCCATGTCGGCGATGCGCTCGCCTTGGCGCTTTCGCTGGCGCCGCTGCGTGTCATTCTGGTGGATACGCGCGAGAATGAACTCACCGCCTCCAACGTGCCGCGCATCGAGACCTGCCTGACGGCCATGCCGGAGGCCGTCGTGCGCGATGCGCCAGCCGGCAGCAGTTTCGTGATCCTCACCCATGATCACGCGCTCGATTTCCTGATTGCCGCAGAGGCGCTCAAGCGTGACGATGCCGCCTATGTCGGCATGATCGGCTCGAAGACGAAACGCGCCACCTTCCGCAACTGGCTGTCGCGGGAAACCGTCCGGCCGGACCTTTTCGATCGCCTCGTCTGCCCGATCGGCGGGACGGCGGTGAAGGACAAGCGCCCCACCGTCATCGCCACCCTCGCTGCCGCCGAGATCATGACGGCTGCACTGACTTGGACCGCCGATCGCGCAAAACTTACTGGAGCCGTCAGCCGCTAG
- a CDS encoding LysR family transcriptional regulator, producing the protein MSYLDNVRVFVRVVELGTLSAAGRDQRVTPAVASNRIKELERHLGVRLFNRTTRKLSPTEHGRVFYEKAVKIIEAVNEAEAAIADLSRNPKGSLRITAPLGIGRRLIASGIPEFHDKYPDIEVRVRLSDHNVDILAEGVDVAFKLGVLEDSNLRMRGILNCERVLCASPAYLAQRGVPASVDALIADKHDCLLLRYPGSKEYYWTLMTAEGHRKFEVAGPYDSDDGDVLTQWALEDRGIINKPLFEVKAYLREGRLVEILKESPPAPVQLAAIYPHKRFQDPKVRLMIDFMAERCQRLIGKLLEDEPAAAAASG; encoded by the coding sequence ATGTCCTATCTTGATAATGTCCGTGTCTTCGTTCGCGTGGTCGAACTCGGTACCCTTTCGGCAGCAGGGCGCGACCAGCGTGTTACGCCCGCGGTTGCGAGCAATCGCATCAAGGAGCTAGAGCGTCATCTCGGCGTGCGCCTCTTCAACCGCACGACGCGTAAGCTTTCGCCGACCGAACACGGCCGCGTCTTCTATGAAAAGGCCGTGAAGATCATCGAGGCTGTCAATGAGGCGGAAGCGGCGATCGCCGATCTCTCGCGCAACCCGAAGGGTTCGCTCAGGATCACCGCGCCGCTCGGCATCGGCCGGCGGTTGATCGCGTCAGGCATTCCGGAATTCCACGACAAATATCCGGATATCGAAGTGCGCGTCCGCCTGTCGGACCACAATGTCGATATCCTTGCCGAAGGCGTCGATGTCGCCTTCAAGCTTGGCGTGCTGGAGGATTCGAATCTGCGCATGCGCGGCATTCTCAATTGCGAACGGGTGCTATGCGCGTCGCCGGCCTATCTCGCGCAGCGTGGCGTGCCGGCAAGCGTCGACGCTTTGATTGCCGATAAGCATGACTGTCTTCTGCTGCGCTATCCAGGATCCAAGGAATATTACTGGACGCTGATGACGGCGGAAGGTCATCGCAAGTTCGAGGTCGCCGGACCTTATGATAGCGACGACGGCGATGTGCTGACCCAGTGGGCACTGGAAGATCGCGGCATCATCAACAAGCCGCTGTTCGAGGTGAAGGCTTATTTGAGGGAAGGGCGACTGGTGGAAATCCTGAAGGAGAGCCCACCGGCCCCGGTGCAGCTCGCGGCGATCTATCCGCACAAGCGGTTTCAGGACCCGAAGGTCCGTCTGATGATCGACTTCATGGCCGAGCGCTGTCAGCGGCTCATCGGCAAGCTGCTTGAGGACGAGCCAGCGGCCGCAGCCGCTAGCGGCTGA
- a CDS encoding urate hydroxylase PuuD, translated as MYEYAIAWDWLTFAVRWLHVITAIAWIGSSFYFVALDLGLKKHPALPPGAYGEEWQVHGGGFYHIQKYLVAPANMPDHLVWFKWESYVTWLSGFGMLCLVYYAGADLYMIDPAVLDVSKPVAIAISLCSIAGGWIMYDLICKSPFGNDNTRLMVALYFILVAVAWGYTHLFTGRAAFLHLGAFTATIMSANVFFIIIPNQKIVVADLIAGRTPDPKYGRIAKQRSTHNNYLTLPVLFLMLSNHYPLAFGTQFNWIIASIVFLMGVTIRHWFNTRHANAGNPTWTWIVTVVLFIIIMWLSTVPKILTGEPATKISATQQPFVTAEAFPKVRDTIMGRCSMCHAKEPSWEGIIAPPKGVVFETDRDIAAHAREIYLQAGRSHAMPPANASHITDEERRLLVSWYESAVNGEKTQ; from the coding sequence ATGTATGAATATGCCATCGCCTGGGACTGGCTGACATTCGCCGTCCGCTGGCTGCACGTCATCACCGCGATTGCCTGGATTGGCTCGTCATTCTATTTCGTCGCGCTCGACCTGGGCCTGAAAAAGCATCCGGCCCTGCCGCCCGGCGCCTATGGCGAGGAATGGCAGGTCCATGGCGGCGGCTTCTATCATATCCAGAAATATCTTGTGGCGCCCGCCAACATGCCTGATCATCTCGTCTGGTTCAAATGGGAAAGCTATGTCACCTGGCTTTCGGGCTTCGGCATGCTCTGTCTCGTCTATTATGCCGGCGCCGACCTCTACATGATCGACCCTGCCGTGCTCGACGTCTCCAAGCCGGTAGCAATCGCCATTTCGCTCTGCTCGATCGCCGGCGGCTGGATCATGTACGACCTGATCTGCAAATCGCCCTTCGGCAATGACAATACGCGGCTGATGGTGGCGCTGTACTTCATTCTGGTCGCGGTGGCCTGGGGTTATACCCACCTGTTCACGGGCCGCGCCGCCTTCCTGCATCTCGGCGCCTTCACGGCGACGATCATGTCGGCCAACGTCTTCTTCATCATCATTCCGAACCAGAAGATCGTCGTCGCCGACCTGATCGCCGGCCGCACGCCCGATCCGAAATACGGCAGGATCGCCAAGCAGCGCTCGACGCACAACAACTACCTGACGCTGCCCGTGCTGTTCCTGATGCTGTCGAATCACTATCCGCTGGCCTTCGGCACGCAATTCAACTGGATCATCGCCTCGATCGTCTTCCTGATGGGCGTCACGATCCGCCACTGGTTCAACACCCGCCACGCCAATGCCGGCAACCCGACCTGGACGTGGATCGTCACCGTTGTCCTGTTCATCATCATCATGTGGCTTTCGACGGTGCCGAAGATCCTGACGGGCGAACCGGCGACAAAGATTTCCGCAACCCAGCAGCCCTTCGTCACGGCCGAAGCTTTCCCGAAAGTCCGCGATACCATCATGGGGCGCTGCTCCATGTGCCATGCGAAGGAGCCGAGCTGGGAGGGCATCATCGCGCCGCCGAAAGGCGTGGTCTTCGAGACCGACCGCGACATCGCCGCCCACGCCCGCGAAATCTATCTGCAAGCCGGCCGCAGCCATGCCATGCCGCCGGCCAACGCCTCGCACATTACCGACGAGGAGCGCCGCCTGCTCGTCTCCTGGTACGAAAGTGCCGTCAATGGGGAGAAGACCCAATGA
- the guaD gene encoding guanine deaminase has product MNEILIRGRVLTFLAEPQGIDDAASYRYIEDGAVYVRDGKIVDIGLYNDIRKLADAGIRIADHRPNLILPGFIDTHLHFPQTQAIASYGAQLLEWLNTYIFVEEQKFARAAHAAEVADRFMDELLSNGTTTAVAYCSVHPESVDAYFAAAEARGMCMIGGKVMMDRNAPDALRDTPQRGYDETKRLIEKWHGRGRAHYAISPRFAITSTPEQMEMSKALVAEHPDCYVQTHLSENRDEIAFATSLYPEAKDYTDIYARYGLLNDRMLLGHCIHMSEREVSVLAETGAVGVFCPTSNLFLGSGLFNAARFDKLGARWSVATDVGAGTSFSMLETMDEAYKVLHLQGQRLTPFNSFYRLTRGNALALGLEKQIGSLQAGADADIVVLDSSAKSAMEFRMRTATSLAEELFILQTMGDDRCIREVYVAGKAMKTKDAKHEAMVNQRSEATLFA; this is encoded by the coding sequence ATGAATGAAATCCTGATCCGTGGCCGTGTCCTGACCTTCCTTGCCGAGCCGCAGGGCATCGATGATGCCGCGTCCTATCGCTATATCGAGGACGGCGCGGTCTACGTTCGCGACGGCAAGATCGTGGACATCGGCCTGTATAACGACATTCGCAAGCTGGCGGATGCCGGCATCAGGATCGCCGACCATCGTCCGAACCTCATCCTGCCCGGCTTCATCGACACGCATCTGCATTTCCCGCAGACGCAGGCGATCGCATCTTATGGCGCGCAGCTGCTCGAATGGCTGAACACCTATATTTTCGTCGAGGAGCAGAAATTCGCCCGTGCCGCGCACGCGGCCGAGGTGGCCGACCGCTTCATGGACGAACTCCTGTCGAACGGCACGACGACGGCGGTCGCCTATTGCTCGGTGCACCCGGAAAGCGTCGACGCCTATTTCGCGGCGGCCGAAGCACGGGGCATGTGCATGATCGGCGGCAAGGTGATGATGGACCGCAACGCGCCGGACGCGCTGCGCGATACGCCGCAGCGCGGCTATGACGAGACGAAGCGGCTGATCGAGAAATGGCACGGCCGCGGTCGCGCGCATTACGCTATCAGCCCGCGCTTTGCGATCACCTCCACCCCCGAGCAGATGGAGATGAGCAAGGCGCTCGTTGCCGAGCATCCGGACTGCTACGTCCAGACGCATCTCTCCGAAAATCGCGACGAGATCGCCTTTGCCACCTCCCTTTATCCCGAGGCGAAGGACTACACGGATATCTACGCCCGCTACGGTCTGCTCAACGATCGTATGCTGCTCGGCCATTGCATCCATATGAGCGAACGGGAAGTTTCCGTTCTGGCCGAAACCGGCGCGGTCGGTGTCTTCTGCCCGACTTCGAACCTCTTCCTCGGCTCCGGGCTGTTCAACGCCGCCCGGTTCGACAAGCTTGGCGCGCGCTGGTCGGTTGCAACCGATGTCGGCGCCGGCACCAGCTTCTCCATGCTGGAGACGATGGACGAGGCCTACAAGGTGCTGCATCTGCAGGGGCAGCGGCTGACGCCGTTCAATTCCTTCTACCGCTTGACGCGCGGCAATGCCCTGGCGCTCGGACTGGAGAAGCAGATCGGCTCGCTCCAGGCAGGCGCGGATGCCGATATCGTCGTGCTTGATTCCAGCGCCAAGTCGGCAATGGAATTCCGCATGCGCACGGCAACGTCGCTGGCCGAGGAGCTCTTCATCCTCCAGACCATGGGGGATGACCGCTGCATCAGGGAGGTCTATGTTGCCGGCAAGGCGATGAAGACGAAGGATGCGAAGCATGAGGCGATGGTGAATCAAAGATCGGAAGCCACCCTGTTCGCGTGA
- a CDS encoding MFS transporter, which yields MPNRTSPLVAFQSKTFRSLWSATLISNLGGLIEGVGAAWLMTSLATSHGMVALVQSSTTLPVMIFSLAAGALADNYDRRRIMLIAQMLMLCVSATLAVLSYSNALTPWLLLSLTFLIGCGGALHNPSWQASMGDVVPRDHLPGAVALNSMSYNLMRSIGPAIGGVIVAAAGAAFAFLFNVFCYFALISALLRWKKAPPGNVLPREPFGSAMSAGFRYVLMSPNLLKVMCRGFVFGLTAIVILALLPLVARDHVHGTAITYGIMLGFFGFGAICGALLIGRIRDLLSNEWVIRGAFFTLAVSCFFLALSNQVWLSCLLLMPAGVAWVQAFSLFNVTVQLSTPRWVVGRALSLYQTATFGGMAVGSWLWGELADAHGVTGALLIASASLAVGGLLGILLHQPDFESLNLDPTNTFSEPQLQLDLRSRSGPILVMVDYSIDQEDVPEFLAVMAQRRRMRIRDGAKQWSLLRDLEKPSTWTESYHLPTWIDYIRHSQRQTHADVEVAERLDALHRGDQPPVIHHMIERQTVPRHDDMPLKPYLDAT from the coding sequence ATGCCCAATAGAACCTCGCCGCTCGTCGCCTTCCAGTCCAAGACATTCCGTTCGCTCTGGTCGGCAACGCTCATCTCCAATCTCGGCGGGCTGATCGAAGGCGTCGGCGCTGCCTGGCTCATGACCAGCCTTGCCACCTCTCACGGCATGGTGGCGCTGGTCCAGTCCTCCACCACGCTGCCTGTCATGATCTTTTCGCTCGCGGCCGGGGCGCTGGCCGACAATTACGACCGAAGACGGATCATGCTGATCGCACAGATGCTGATGTTGTGCGTGTCCGCGACGCTGGCGGTGCTGTCCTACAGTAATGCCTTGACGCCCTGGCTGCTGCTTAGCCTCACATTCCTGATCGGATGCGGCGGCGCCTTGCACAATCCGTCCTGGCAGGCCTCCATGGGCGATGTCGTGCCGCGCGACCACCTGCCGGGCGCCGTCGCGCTCAACAGCATGAGCTACAACCTGATGCGCAGCATCGGGCCGGCAATCGGCGGCGTCATCGTGGCGGCGGCCGGAGCCGCTTTCGCATTTCTTTTCAACGTTTTCTGTTATTTCGCCCTCATCTCTGCCTTGTTGCGCTGGAAAAAAGCGCCTCCCGGCAATGTCCTGCCGCGCGAGCCCTTCGGCAGTGCGATGTCGGCCGGCTTTCGCTATGTCCTGATGTCGCCGAACCTGCTCAAGGTGATGTGCCGCGGCTTCGTCTTCGGCCTGACGGCGATCGTCATTCTAGCACTGCTGCCGCTCGTCGCGCGTGATCATGTGCACGGCACGGCGATCACCTACGGCATCATGCTCGGCTTCTTCGGCTTCGGCGCGATCTGCGGCGCGCTGCTGATCGGCCGCATTCGCGATCTCCTCAGCAATGAATGGGTGATCCGCGGCGCGTTCTTCACGCTGGCGGTCAGCTGCTTCTTTCTGGCACTGAGCAATCAGGTATGGCTGAGCTGTCTTCTCCTCATGCCGGCGGGCGTTGCCTGGGTGCAGGCCTTCTCGCTGTTCAACGTCACCGTCCAGCTTTCCACGCCGCGCTGGGTCGTCGGCCGTGCGCTTTCGCTCTACCAGACCGCTACCTTCGGCGGCATGGCCGTGGGAAGCTGGCTCTGGGGCGAACTGGCCGACGCCCATGGTGTCACCGGCGCGCTCCTCATCGCGAGCGCCTCCTTGGCCGTAGGCGGCCTGCTCGGCATCCTGCTGCATCAGCCGGACTTCGAATCCCTCAATCTCGATCCGACCAACACCTTCAGCGAACCGCAGCTTCAGCTCGACCTGCGCTCCCGAAGCGGTCCGATCCTGGTCATGGTGGATTACAGCATCGATCAGGAAGACGTGCCGGAATTTCTGGCCGTCATGGCCCAGCGGCGGCGGATGAGGATCCGGGACGGCGCAAAGCAATGGTCGCTGTTGCGCGACCTGGAAAAGCCGAGCACCTGGACGGAGAGCTATCATCTGCCGACCTGGATAGACTATATCCGCCACAGCCAGCGCCAGACGCATGCAGACGTCGAGGTCGCCGAACGCCTCGATGCCCTGCATCGCGGCGATCAGCCGCCGGTCATCC